The following coding sequences lie in one Mesorhizobium sp. DCY119 genomic window:
- a CDS encoding LysR family transcriptional regulator, producing MNWDDVRIFLAVARAGQILGAARRLELNHATVSRRVAALEEALNTKLFRRLTTGSELTPAGERFLEVAERMEADMISARAEIAGEGDAVSGTVRIGAPDGIGVAFLASRLGALTAMHRDLKIQLVPVPRSFSLSRREADIAITVERPSEGRLVAGKLVDYTLGLFASRAYAEENGLPQTVVDLANHRLVGYVPDLVVSPSLDYAAEFSPDWNAGFSISSSLGQVEAVRAGAGIGMLHTFIARSHPDLVPVPAAKPIRRAYWLVYHESVRPLRRIQTVAGYITKAVEAERALFV from the coding sequence ATGAACTGGGACGACGTCAGAATATTCCTCGCGGTCGCGCGCGCCGGGCAGATCCTCGGTGCGGCGCGCCGGCTGGAGCTCAACCACGCAACCGTATCGCGCCGCGTCGCAGCCCTTGAGGAAGCGCTCAATACAAAGCTGTTCCGGCGCCTCACCACCGGCAGCGAGCTGACGCCCGCCGGCGAGCGGTTTCTGGAAGTCGCCGAACGTATGGAAGCCGACATGATCTCTGCGCGTGCCGAGATTGCAGGCGAAGGCGACGCGGTGTCGGGCACCGTGCGCATCGGCGCGCCGGACGGTATAGGCGTTGCCTTCCTCGCATCGCGCCTCGGCGCCCTGACGGCGATGCACAGGGACCTGAAAATCCAGCTGGTGCCGGTGCCGCGCTCCTTCTCGCTGTCGCGGCGCGAGGCCGACATCGCCATCACCGTCGAGCGGCCGAGCGAAGGCCGCCTCGTCGCCGGCAAGCTGGTCGACTACACGCTCGGCCTTTTCGCCTCGCGCGCCTATGCCGAGGAAAACGGCCTGCCGCAGACGGTGGTCGACCTCGCCAACCACCGCCTCGTCGGCTATGTGCCGGACCTCGTCGTCAGCCCCTCGCTCGACTATGCCGCCGAGTTCAGCCCGGACTGGAACGCCGGCTTTTCGATCTCGTCGAGCCTGGGTCAGGTGGAGGCGGTGCGGGCGGGCGCAGGCATCGGCATGCTGCACACCTTCATCGCCCGCTCGCATCCCGACCTGGTGCCTGTGCCGGCGGCAAAACCGATCCGCCGCGCCTATTGGCTGGTCTATCATGAATCCGTTCGCCCGCTGCGCCGCATCCAGACCGTCGCCGGCTACATCACCAAGGCGGTGGAAGCGGAACGCGCGCTGTTTGTGTGA
- a CDS encoding VOC family protein, whose product MFGKSKLGAVCYYVSDIARTETFYRDVLGLAVDNMGDDGSGNDWLLARTANGIELLFFKQESRPGNSPIIVFELAEGGIDDVVAGLAAQGATIVTPVSHAPGGWSAEIADPDGHTVSMYQSETLPRSLK is encoded by the coding sequence ATGTTCGGAAAATCCAAGCTCGGCGCCGTCTGCTACTACGTCTCGGACATAGCGCGAACCGAAACCTTCTATCGCGACGTACTCGGCCTCGCTGTCGACAATATGGGCGACGATGGCAGCGGCAATGACTGGCTGCTGGCGCGTACCGCGAACGGCATCGAACTCCTGTTCTTCAAGCAGGAGTCGCGGCCCGGCAATTCGCCGATCATCGTCTTTGAACTCGCCGAAGGTGGCATCGACGATGTCGTCGCCGGCCTTGCAGCCCAGGGCGCGACCATCGTCACGCCCGTCAGCCACGCTCCCGGCGGATGGTCGGCCGAGATAGCCGACCCGGACGGGCACACGGTCTCGATGTATCAGTCGGAAACGCTGCCGCGATCGCTGAAATAG
- a CDS encoding dihydrodipicolinate synthase family protein: MWTGVFPAVTTKFTEDDRLDHAEMERCFALQMEAGCDGIIVAGSLGEGPMLSVEEKLSVLKTAQGVANGKPVLLTINEAGTREGAAIAKQAAAAGADGLMIVPSPIYHTNPQETVATLKAMAAGGGLPVMIYSNRVAYRVDVTIEVMEELASDPLFVAVKESSDDIRRSTEIINRFGDRFDLFTGVDNLAFEALSVGAIGWVAGLVTAFPRETVAIYQLMKQDRRDEALAIYRWFRPLLDLDVSTYLVQNIKLAEVHAIGTNDRVRMPRQPLSGERRKAVEKIIKDALAVRPVLPKF; this comes from the coding sequence ATGTGGACCGGAGTTTTCCCCGCCGTAACGACGAAATTCACCGAGGACGACCGCCTCGACCATGCCGAGATGGAGCGCTGTTTTGCGCTGCAGATGGAGGCGGGTTGCGACGGCATCATCGTCGCCGGCTCGCTGGGCGAGGGGCCGATGCTGTCGGTCGAGGAAAAGCTTTCGGTGCTGAAGACGGCGCAGGGCGTGGCCAACGGCAAGCCGGTGCTTCTGACCATCAACGAGGCCGGCACACGCGAAGGTGCGGCCATTGCCAAGCAGGCAGCGGCGGCCGGTGCCGACGGCCTGATGATCGTGCCGAGCCCGATCTACCACACCAACCCGCAGGAAACGGTCGCCACGCTGAAGGCGATGGCCGCCGGCGGCGGGCTGCCGGTAATGATCTATTCCAACCGCGTCGCCTACCGCGTCGACGTCACCATCGAGGTGATGGAGGAACTGGCGTCCGATCCGCTGTTCGTGGCGGTCAAGGAATCGTCCGACGACATCCGCCGCTCAACCGAGATCATCAACCGCTTCGGCGACCGCTTCGACCTGTTCACCGGCGTCGACAACCTGGCCTTCGAGGCGCTCAGCGTTGGTGCCATCGGATGGGTTGCCGGGCTGGTCACGGCCTTCCCGCGCGAGACGGTTGCGATCTACCAGCTCATGAAGCAGGATCGCCGCGATGAGGCGCTCGCCATCTATCGCTGGTTCCGTCCGCTGCTCGACCTCGACGTTTCGACCTATCTGGTCCAGAACATCAAGCTTGCCGAGGTTCACGCGATCGGCACAAATGACCGCGTGCGCATGCCGCGCCAGCCGCTTTCGGGCGAACGCCGCAAGGCCGTCGAGAAGATCATCAAGGATGCACTTGCAGTCAGGCCGGTATTGCCGAAGTTTTGA
- a CDS encoding GntR family transcriptional regulator: MNTVDSKLERADTAESASAKAYRVLEKMIVTLELAPGSVTTEKALIEKLSLGRTPVREAIQRLAWEGLVSVRPRAGLEIAPLHAGDWLRVLDARRGVEVILARSAARFATAEMSSRFQETAMAMHDAVLTNDVIGYLEADKSLDEAMALAADNRFAAQLVAPLQTHSRRFWFRFQSGTGLAEAAGNHVSLIRAILERDEEAAGIEADRLMALLRLHAQAAAMR, translated from the coding sequence TTGAATACCGTCGACAGCAAGCTGGAACGTGCGGACACAGCCGAATCCGCCAGCGCGAAAGCCTATCGCGTGCTCGAAAAAATGATCGTCACGCTCGAACTGGCGCCCGGCAGCGTCACCACCGAAAAGGCGCTCATCGAAAAATTGTCGCTCGGGCGAACGCCCGTCCGCGAGGCGATCCAGCGCCTGGCGTGGGAAGGGCTGGTTTCGGTGCGCCCGCGCGCCGGCCTCGAGATCGCACCGCTGCATGCGGGTGACTGGCTGCGCGTGCTCGATGCACGCCGTGGCGTCGAAGTGATTCTGGCCCGCTCCGCGGCACGCTTCGCCACCGCTGAAATGTCCAGCCGTTTCCAGGAGACGGCGATGGCCATGCACGATGCGGTCCTCACCAACGACGTGATCGGCTATCTCGAAGCCGACAAATCGCTCGACGAAGCCATGGCGCTCGCCGCCGACAATCGCTTTGCCGCCCAGCTCGTCGCGCCGCTGCAGACGCATAGCCGCCGCTTCTGGTTCCGCTTCCAAAGCGGCACGGGCCTCGCCGAGGCCGCCGGCAACCACGTCTCGCTCATCCGCGCCATCCTCGAGCGCGACGAGGAAGCCGCCGGCATCGAAGCCGACCGCCTGATGGCCCTGCTGCGCCTCCACGCGCAGGCCGCCGCGATGCGGTGA
- a CDS encoding CoA-acylating methylmalonate-semialdehyde dehydrogenase has translation MVDYGHFIGGKHVAGTSGRKQDVMQPMDGTVRGTVALASAAELRAAVENAKAAQVGWAATNPQRRVRVLMKFLELANREYDSLAELLAREHGKTIADAKGDIQRGLEVIEVCIGAPHMMKGEFTDNAGTGIDVYSMRQPLGVVAGITPFNFPAMIPLWKIGPALACGNAFILKPSERDPGVPLRIAELFIEAGLPAGVLNVVNGDKTVVDAILDDPDIKAIGFVGSTPIAQYIYSRGCANGKRVQCFGGAKNHMIIMPDADMDQTVDALIGAGYGSAGERCMAISVAVPVGEDTANRLMEKLVPRVESLKVGPSTDSSADFGPVVTAQALERIKDYVDIGVKEGAKLVVDGRGFKMQGYENGYYMGGCLFDNVTADMRIYKEEIFGPVLSVVRAPNYENAIKLANDHEMGNGVAIFTRDGDAARDFASRVQVGMVGVNVPIPVPIAYYTFGGWKASSFGDLNQHGPDAFRFYTKTKTVTSRWPSGVKDGAEFVIPTMN, from the coding sequence ATGGTCGATTACGGTCATTTCATCGGCGGCAAGCATGTCGCTGGCACCAGCGGGCGCAAGCAGGACGTGATGCAGCCGATGGACGGCACGGTGCGCGGCACGGTGGCGCTGGCATCTGCTGCCGAATTGCGTGCAGCCGTCGAAAACGCCAAGGCCGCCCAGGTCGGCTGGGCTGCGACCAACCCGCAGCGCCGCGTGCGCGTGCTGATGAAGTTCCTCGAACTGGCCAACCGCGAATATGACTCGCTTGCCGAACTTCTGGCCCGCGAGCATGGCAAGACCATCGCCGACGCCAAGGGCGACATCCAGCGCGGTCTCGAAGTGATCGAGGTCTGCATCGGCGCGCCGCATATGATGAAGGGCGAATTCACCGACAATGCCGGCACCGGCATCGACGTCTATTCGATGCGCCAGCCGCTCGGCGTTGTTGCCGGCATCACTCCGTTCAATTTCCCGGCGATGATCCCGCTGTGGAAGATCGGCCCGGCGCTCGCCTGCGGCAACGCCTTCATCCTGAAGCCTTCCGAGCGTGATCCGGGCGTGCCGCTGCGCATTGCCGAACTGTTCATCGAAGCCGGCCTGCCGGCGGGCGTGCTCAATGTCGTCAATGGCGACAAGACGGTGGTCGACGCGATCCTCGACGATCCCGACATCAAGGCCATCGGCTTCGTCGGCTCGACGCCGATCGCGCAGTACATCTATTCGCGCGGCTGTGCCAACGGCAAGCGCGTGCAGTGCTTCGGCGGCGCCAAGAACCACATGATCATCATGCCCGACGCCGACATGGACCAGACCGTCGACGCGCTGATCGGCGCCGGCTACGGCTCGGCCGGCGAGCGCTGCATGGCGATTTCGGTGGCTGTGCCGGTCGGTGAGGATACCGCCAACCGCCTGATGGAAAAGCTGGTCCCGCGCGTCGAAAGCCTGAAGGTCGGCCCTTCGACCGACTCCTCGGCCGATTTCGGTCCTGTCGTGACCGCCCAGGCGCTGGAGCGCATCAAGGATTACGTCGACATCGGCGTCAAGGAAGGCGCCAAGCTCGTCGTCGACGGCCGCGGCTTCAAGATGCAGGGCTACGAGAACGGCTACTATATGGGCGGCTGCCTGTTCGACAATGTCACCGCCGACATGCGCATCTACAAAGAAGAAATCTTCGGGCCGGTGCTCTCGGTCGTGCGTGCGCCGAACTACGAAAACGCCATCAAGCTCGCCAACGACCATGAAATGGGCAACGGCGTCGCCATCTTCACCCGCGACGGCGATGCAGCGCGCGATTTCGCATCCCGCGTGCAGGTCGGCATGGTCGGCGTGAACGTGCCGATCCCGGTGCCGATCGCCTATTACACCTTCGGCGGCTGGAAGGCCTCGTCCTTCGGCGACCTCAACCAGCACGGCCCGGACGCCTTCCGCTTCTACACCAAGACCAAGACGGTAACCTCGCGCTGGCCGTCGGGCGTCAAGGATGGGGCTGAGTTCGTCATTCCGACGATGAACTGA
- a CDS encoding transcriptional regulator, with the protein MTRKSDEAEDLLQTVLLAAVEAGRQDLACPENRRWMQGALRKRAAFDARTAIRRRKREDRWLDGASGSSEPSELPMAFLATLSLALRTTALLVLTGHTKPEIIWMQRLSEAAFRQRICEIRRRWRLSGTGRIDEMPGLSGYLSYGTIRRTLLGPVHRHQAALGSHDPDGHLLIMNFASQNNGPRQQRIVQPQQRDEKCSENPSSAPSATTSRT; encoded by the coding sequence GTGACGCGCAAAAGCGACGAGGCAGAAGACCTTTTGCAGACCGTGCTTCTGGCGGCGGTGGAGGCAGGCCGGCAGGATCTCGCCTGCCCGGAAAATCGCCGCTGGATGCAAGGCGCACTGCGCAAGCGAGCCGCATTCGACGCGCGCACGGCGATCCGGCGTCGCAAGAGGGAAGACCGTTGGCTGGACGGCGCATCCGGCTCCAGCGAGCCCAGCGAGCTGCCGATGGCTTTCCTCGCCACGCTTTCGCTGGCTCTGCGCACGACCGCCCTGCTTGTGCTTACCGGCCACACGAAACCCGAAATCATCTGGATGCAGCGCCTCTCGGAGGCCGCCTTTCGGCAGCGCATATGCGAGATCAGACGGCGATGGCGCCTGAGTGGAACTGGCCGCATCGACGAAATGCCCGGCCTGTCCGGGTATCTGTCTTATGGCACAATCAGGCGCACGCTATTGGGACCGGTGCATCGTCATCAGGCTGCGCTGGGAAGCCACGATCCGGACGGTCATCTTCTTATTATGAACTTCGCCTCACAAAACAACGGGCCGCGGCAACAGAGGATCGTCCAGCCACAACAAAGGGATGAAAAATGTTCGGAAAATCCAAGCTCGGCGCCGTCTGCTACTACGTCTCGGACATAG
- a CDS encoding D-amino acid dehydrogenase, whose protein sequence is MKVLVLGSGVVGITSAHYLAEAGHEVEVVDRQSGPALETSFANAGEVSPGYSSPWAGPGIPVKAIKWLLMRHGPLVVRPKFDPAMWSWLLKMLGNCTSARYAVNKARMVPIAEYSRDMLKALRASTGIAYDERSQGTLQLFRTQKQLDGIGGDVEVLKQFGVPFEVLDPAGCIGAEPALAAVKGKFVGGLRLPGDETGDCQMFTERLAAHCAGRGVSFRFDTKIEKIITEGGRITGVATSAGVLTADAYVVALGSYSPIILKPLGLSVPVYPVKGYSITVPITNADGAPVSTVMDETYKVAITRLGDRIRVGGTAEISGYDLSLHQARRDTLEHSVSDLFPNGGAVKEASFWCGLRPMTPDGPPIIGKTRYGNLYLNTGHGTLGWTMSCGSGRVLADIVSGKTPEIDAGALNLSRYG, encoded by the coding sequence ATGAAGGTTCTTGTTCTGGGAAGCGGCGTGGTGGGTATCACCAGCGCGCATTATCTGGCGGAAGCCGGCCATGAGGTCGAGGTGGTGGACCGCCAGAGCGGTCCGGCGCTGGAAACCAGCTTTGCCAATGCCGGCGAAGTGTCGCCCGGCTATTCCTCGCCCTGGGCCGGTCCCGGCATCCCGGTCAAAGCGATCAAATGGCTGCTGATGCGCCACGGGCCGCTGGTCGTTCGCCCGAAATTCGATCCGGCGATGTGGTCGTGGCTTCTGAAGATGCTCGGCAACTGCACCTCGGCGCGCTACGCCGTCAACAAGGCGCGCATGGTGCCGATTGCCGAATACAGCCGCGACATGCTGAAGGCGCTGCGTGCCTCGACCGGCATTGCCTATGACGAGCGCAGCCAGGGCACGCTGCAGCTTTTCCGCACGCAGAAGCAGCTCGACGGCATCGGCGGCGACGTCGAGGTGCTGAAGCAATTCGGTGTGCCGTTCGAGGTGCTGGACCCCGCCGGCTGCATCGGTGCCGAGCCGGCGCTGGCCGCGGTGAAGGGCAAATTCGTCGGCGGCCTGCGGCTGCCGGGCGACGAGACGGGTGACTGCCAGATGTTCACCGAGCGTCTGGCAGCGCATTGCGCCGGGCGCGGCGTGAGCTTCCGCTTCGACACGAAGATCGAGAAGATCATCACCGAGGGCGGCCGGATCACCGGGGTTGCCACCAGCGCCGGCGTGCTTACGGCGGACGCCTATGTCGTGGCGCTGGGCAGCTATTCGCCGATCATCCTGAAGCCGCTCGGGCTTTCGGTGCCGGTCTATCCGGTGAAGGGCTATTCGATCACCGTGCCCATCACCAATGCCGACGGCGCGCCGGTCTCGACCGTCATGGACGAGACCTACAAGGTCGCGATCACGCGCCTCGGCGACCGCATCCGCGTCGGCGGAACGGCGGAAATCTCGGGCTACGACCTCAGCCTGCATCAGGCGCGGCGCGACACGCTGGAGCATTCGGTCTCCGATCTGTTCCCGAATGGCGGTGCGGTCAAGGAAGCGAGCTTCTGGTGCGGCCTGCGCCCGATGACGCCGGACGGCCCGCCGATCATCGGCAAGACGCGCTATGGCAATCTCTACCTCAACACCGGCCACGGCACGCTGGGCTGGACCATGTCCTGCGGCTCGGGCCGGGTGCTGGCGGACATAGTCTCCGGCAAGACGCCGGAGATCGATGCGGGCGCACTCAATCTCAGCCGCTACGGCTGA